The Hymenobacter sp. DG25A nucleotide sequence TCCGCTTTCATACTCCACAATGTAGAGCGTGGCCGTGATGAAGGAGGAGCGCTCCAGGCAATGCACCAGAGCCCGGTTGGCCATGGCCATAAACTTGCTGGGCAGCGGAAACCGCTCCTTCTCGTCTTTGGCCAGCGGATTTTCCTGCATCAGCGCATGAAAGATGCCTTTCATCTGCGCCATGTGGAAAGCCGCCGTAATCCCCTTACCCGATACGTCCCCGATCAGAATAGCCAAGCCCTTGCCGGGCAGGTGCAGGAAGTCATAAAAATCACCGCCTACTTCCTTGGCCGCTAAAGCATGGGAACTGATTTCAAACCAGTTATCAGTAGGAAGTGTTTTGGGAATGAGGCTTTCCTGCACGGAACTGGCAATTTTCAGCTCCTCTTTGTAGCGCTCATTCTGAATGGAATCCTGCAGCAGGCGCAGGTTTTCAATGCTGAGAATGGTCTGGCTGGCATACGTCTGGAGCACGCTCAGGCTTTCCCGGTCAAAGCCCTGGCGGGTCTGGCGCAGCAGGTATAAGTCGCCGTAGGCATGTTTGGAGGAACGCAGGGGCAGCACCAGTAGGGAGCCAAACGGGAGGTCAAGGGCCCGGAAGCCACTGCTGCCGGGTAAGTCGTTGTTGAGGTATTCTATGCCGCTGATGTTATAATCCTTCAGCAGGTTTTCCACTGCCTGGCCTTGCGCCTCCGTAATCAGCTCCAGGCGGCTGTAGGGTTCCCCTTCCAGACTATCTATGCGCAGCCAGGCAGCTTCGGCATTCACCGTCTGGCGGGCGGCATCAAACAGGGAGCTGTAAATCTCGAGTTCCGACTGCCCGCGCTGGATTTGCTGCGTCAGGCGCTGCATGCTCATAATTTCCTCGCGCTTCTGCTCAAATATGCCAGCTGTGGGCAGGTTAAAGAGCGTAACGAGCAACCCCATCAGGGCATAAAACGCGGCGAAGAATACCGTCAGCAACAAGAAGGCATGCTGGGGGTGGGGCGCTACCAATTGCGGATCCTGGCGGATGCGCAGGAAATAGATGGTGAAGACGCCCAGCGCCAGCAGTATGCCCAGTTGCAGCAGAATAACCTCCCACTTCTGGCGGCGGTTGAGGTAAGCCACCCACCGCTGGTGGCTGCTGAGATATGCCCCAAACACGCCCAAAGCGCCCAGAATAATGCCGGCGGCCAACAGCGGCAGCTGCACATTTACCAGCCGGAGCAGTAGGGTGCTGCCCAGCAGCACCTCAAACAAGGCCCACTGACTATGGACGGTAGGCGAAGCCCGAAACAGCACCAACGACCGCCACGTGTAGCAGGTGTGGGCCAGAAACAGCACAAACAGCCCCAAGTTCAGGGTGTAGATGATGGCAAACAGGGTGCGGTCGGCTATGCCCAGCTGCAGTTGTAGCAGCCGCTCCAGTAAGTGCAGACCCACGCAAATGATGGCCAACAAACCCGGGCCCTTGAGCAGGCGCCGCAGCACCCCCACAAAATCCGTTCCCCGCAGAGGGTCGGGCTGGTAGCGCTGGTACACAAAAACACTGCCCACAAAAACACCCTGGGCCAGTAGTGTGAGCCAGGCCGGCAATTCTATGGCCAGCAGCGTGGGATTAGCCCGCAGCAGCGTGGTGAGCAGCAAAGCAACCCAGCTTACTAATGCCAGTGGCAACGCCAAGGACTTCAATGGCTGCTTTTGGAGCATGAACAGAGAACAGAAATACGCCGAAGCGGAGGTAAGCGTGGAGTGAAAAAGCAAAGACAAATTACCGTAAACACGGTAAAACCTTCCGGCGCCAGGCAAAGGGTCCGGCGCAGGAAGGGCAATATACAGCCCTTTCGTCCACTACGCCGAAGTATGGGGGCTAAAATATATAGTGCGGGAAAAATTCAGCTGGCTATAAACCACAACAGGCAGCCAATCTGGCTGCCTGTTGTGGTTTATCTAAACACCTGCAAGGGCCTAGCGGCTACTGTAGTTAGGCGACTCACTGGTAATCTGCACATCGTGGGGATGCGACTCCCGCAGGCCGGCCCCGGTGATGCGCACCATGCGGGCCTCCTGCAATTTTTCTATGGTAGCGGCTCCGCAATAGCCCATACCGGCCCGCAAACCTCCGGCCAGTTGGTACAGTACCTCGCCGGCGCCACCTTTGTATGGCACGCGGCCCACAATGCCTTCCGGCACCAGCTTCTTGATGTCATCTTCGGCATCCTGGAAATACCGGTCTTTCGAGCCCTCTTCCATGGCTTCCACAGAACCCATGCCCCGGTAGCTTTTGAACTTGCGGCTTTCGTAGATGATGACCTCGCCGGGCGCTTCCTCGGTGCCGGCCAGCAGGGAGCCAATCATAATAGAGGCTGCGCCACCGGCCAGGGCTTTCACCACGTCACCGGAGAATTTCACGCCCCCATCCGCAATCAGCGGCACGCCGGTACCTTCCAAGCCGCGGGCAGCTTCCATCACCGCCGAGAGTTGGGGTACGCCAATACCAGCAATAATGCGGGTAGTGCAGATAGAGCCGGGGCCTACGCCCACTTTCACGGCGTCAGCGCCGGCATCGGCTAGGGCGCGGGCTCCTTCGGCGGTGGCTACGTTGCCGGCTATAACTTCCAGGGTGGGGTAGTGGTGCTTGATGTTGCGCACGGCATCCAGCACGCCTTTGCTGTGGCCGTGGGCGGTATCCACACTTACCACATCTACGCCGGCTTCTACTAGGGCCTTTACACGTTCCAGTAAATCAGGCGTTACGCCTACCGCGGCGCCTACGCGCAGGCGGCCAAACTCATCTTTACAGGCGTTGGGCGAGCGGCGGCGCTTCCGGATGTCCTTATAAGTAATCAGGCCCACCAGGCGGCCTTCGGTATCCACCACCGGCAGTTTTTCAACTTTCGATTCCTGCAGGATGTCCTCGGCGCGGGCCAGCTCGGTGCCCGCCATGGCCGTTACCAGCTTCTCCCGGGTCATCACCTCCGATACGGCGCGGGTCATGTCTTTCTCAAAGCGCAGGTCGCGGTTGGTCAGAATGCCTTTCAGGCGGTGCTGACCGTCCACAATCGGAATGCCGCCAATCTTATTGTCGCGCATCAGCTTGCGGGCGTCCCCCAGGGTGGCATTTTCCGCCAGCGTAAACGGATCCAGGATCATGCCGCTTTCCGAGCGTTTCACACGGCGCACCAGCTCGGCCTGGGCCCGGATGCTCATGTTTTTGTGGATGACGCCAATGCCGCCTTCCTGGGCCATAGCAATGGCCATTTCGGCTTCGGTCACGGTATCCATGGCCGCCGAAACGAAGGGGAGGTTCAACCGGATGTTGCGGGTCAGCTGCGTGCTGGTGTCGGCGTCGCGGGGCAATACCTCCGAATAGGCAGGTAGCAGCAGGACGTCGTCGTAAGTAAGCGCCTCGAAGGCAATTTTGGCAGCGTAGTCAGCCATGGCAACAAGAAGTATTAGGTGATTCTTATTGCCGGATAAAATTACGACGAAAAGTTGGGTTGCGCGTTATCGGGGCCTTGGGTTTGTGAAGGGAAGCTACTTTCAACCGCTGCCGAAAAGCCGTAAAAAGCCGCTCTGAAAGGTCAGAAGCTGATTTTGCTGCTGATTTTATCCAGTAGATAACTGCTGCCCGGAATTTCGCCGAAAAAATGCCCACAAGAAATTTTACAGACCGTTCTGCTTTTTGGTGCCGCGGGTAGGGGGCGCTTCCAGGGGGTTATCAGGCCAATAATGCTTGGGATAGCGGCCCCGCAAATCCTTGCGCACCTCAAAATAGCCGGCAGCCCAGAAGCTGCGCAGGTCGCGGGTAACCTGGGCCGGGCGGTAGCCGGGTGAGAGCAGATGCAGCGTGAGCGGCACCTGCCCATTATACACGGTGGGCGTATCCAGCAGGCCAAACACTTCCTGCAGGCGCACCGCCAGTATCGGCGCGGCTGGCTCCGCATAGTCCAGCCGAATGCGCGTGCCGGTGGGTACTTCCAGGTGCGAGGGCGCCAGCCGGTCCAGGGCCTGGCGCTGAGCCCAGCCTTCCGGCAGCCAGTTCAAGAGGGCTTCGCCTAAATCGATGCGTTGAATTTCGGCCCAGGAGCGCACATTGTCCAAAAACAACCCCAGCCATTCCGGCAGGGCCGCCAGCAGTGCCTCATCCGAAACATCGGGCCACTCCGTAGGGCTATGGTGATGCAGGAAAGCCAGCCGCTCACGCAGCTGCGTAGCGGCTTCCGACCAGGGCAAACGGCTAATGCCGGCTGCCTGCAAAGCCTCCAACACCACCTGCTGAATTACTTCGGGGGCGGGGTTGGTCAGGCTGCTTTCACTCAGGCGCAGGGCCCCCAGCTGCCGCAGCCGGCGCGCGGTAACGCGGCCGGTGGCCTCATCCCAGCGCACTTCCTCGGTGGTGGTAATCTGGTCGGCGAAGTATTGCTCCAGCTCGGCTTTGTCTAACGGAGCCGCCAGTCCGGCTCTGGGGTTGGTGGCGGTGCCATCCAGGTGCGCAACGGCGAAGAACAGGTCGGTTTTGCTGAAATACTCATCCGGCAAGGCGGCCCGCTGGCCGGTAACCAGCCGTACCCGCTCGGGTGTTTCGCGCTGGGCCAGCCGGTCCGGGTACGCCAGGCCCGCCAGCAAACCGGCTACATCGGGCTCCAGGGCGGATGAGCTTACCCCGATGCGGGACCGGAGCATGGCTGCTGCTTCCCGCACGCGGCGCAGGGCGGCCGCATCGGGGTGCAGGCCGGGTAGGGGGGCGCGGCCGCTGGCCAGAGCTTCCAGGCGCAGGCGCAGGTCCGGGGGGCCAAAGGAGCCATCGGCGGGGCGCAGAATGTCGCGCTCCGTGAGCAGGGCGGCTAGGGCGCAGGCGGTAGCCCCGTGGCCCACTTCTTTGCCGCGCACGACTAAATGCGCCAAGCGAGGAGCCAGCCCCAACCCGGCCAGGGCCCGGCCGTGTGGAGTGGGCAACGCATCGGTAGTAACGGCCTGCAGGCGTAACAAAAGCTCGCGGGCCTGTGTCAGGGCCGGGGCAGGTGGGGCATCCAGCCAGCGCAGAGTTCCAGCGTCGCGGGTGCCCCAAAGGGCCAGTTCCAGGGCCAGGCTGCTGAGGTCGGCCGTCAGGATTTCGGGGGGCAGGTGATGGGGGCGGTGCTGCTGGTCGGCGACGGTCCAGAGGCGGTAGCAGGTACCAGGACCCAGGCGCCCGGCCCGGCCCCGGCGCTGGTCGGCAGCGGCCTGGCTTACGGGCACGGTGGCCAGCGTGGTAAGGCCCGTGCGGGGCTCAAACTGCGGTACGCGCGCAAAGCCGCAATCTACCACAATGGTGACGCCCTCAATGGTGAGGCTGGTTTCGGCAATGCTGGTGGCCAGTACAATCTTGCGCCGGCCGGCGGGAGCGGGGCGCAGGGCGGCATCCTGCTGTTCCATGGGCAGCTCGCCGTGCAGCAGATGGATATCAATGGTAGCAGCCAGGGTGGGCGTCAAGCGCTCCGCCACGCGGCGCTGGTCAGCTAGGCCGGGCAGAAATACCAGCACGTCGCCGGTGGGGTGGTGGGCCAGGGCTTCGCGGATGATGACGGGCGCCAAATCCTGCAGCAGCTCATGCGGGCGGCGGCTGGCCGCTGCCGCTCGGGCCGGCGACAGGTAGTTGGTTTCGACGGGGAACATGCGCCCCAAACTGCTGACCACGGGTGCGCTCAGCCACCGGCCCAAACGCTCGGCATCCAGGG carries:
- a CDS encoding PP2C family protein-serine/threonine phosphatase; amino-acid sequence: MSLLFHSTLTSASAYFCSLFMLQKQPLKSLALPLALVSWVALLLTTLLRANPTLLAIELPAWLTLLAQGVFVGSVFVYQRYQPDPLRGTDFVGVLRRLLKGPGLLAIICVGLHLLERLLQLQLGIADRTLFAIIYTLNLGLFVLFLAHTCYTWRSLVLFRASPTVHSQWALFEVLLGSTLLLRLVNVQLPLLAAGIILGALGVFGAYLSSHQRWVAYLNRRQKWEVILLQLGILLALGVFTIYFLRIRQDPQLVAPHPQHAFLLLTVFFAAFYALMGLLVTLFNLPTAGIFEQKREEIMSMQRLTQQIQRGQSELEIYSSLFDAARQTVNAEAAWLRIDSLEGEPYSRLELITEAQGQAVENLLKDYNISGIEYLNNDLPGSSGFRALDLPFGSLLVLPLRSSKHAYGDLYLLRQTRQGFDRESLSVLQTYASQTILSIENLRLLQDSIQNERYKEELKIASSVQESLIPKTLPTDNWFEISSHALAAKEVGGDFYDFLHLPGKGLAILIGDVSGKGITAAFHMAQMKGIFHALMQENPLAKDEKERFPLPSKFMAMANRALVHCLERSSFITATLYIVEYESGGFVFARAGHCHTLYYHSLKEEVAFFRSAGLGLGIIRNDTYDKYIKNQFYDYNPGDVMVIYTDGIVEARNAEQEEYGEERLRQMLEKTYYLQADEIKEAILEDLGEFSYGQPIHDDQTLLVIKFKTAQPATHP
- the guaB gene encoding IMP dehydrogenase codes for the protein MADYAAKIAFEALTYDDVLLLPAYSEVLPRDADTSTQLTRNIRLNLPFVSAAMDTVTEAEMAIAMAQEGGIGVIHKNMSIRAQAELVRRVKRSESGMILDPFTLAENATLGDARKLMRDNKIGGIPIVDGQHRLKGILTNRDLRFEKDMTRAVSEVMTREKLVTAMAGTELARAEDILQESKVEKLPVVDTEGRLVGLITYKDIRKRRRSPNACKDEFGRLRVGAAVGVTPDLLERVKALVEAGVDVVSVDTAHGHSKGVLDAVRNIKHHYPTLEVIAGNVATAEGARALADAGADAVKVGVGPGSICTTRIIAGIGVPQLSAVMEAARGLEGTGVPLIADGGVKFSGDVVKALAGGAASIMIGSLLAGTEEAPGEVIIYESRKFKSYRGMGSVEAMEEGSKDRYFQDAEDDIKKLVPEGIVGRVPYKGGAGEVLYQLAGGLRAGMGYCGAATIEKLQEARMVRITGAGLRESHPHDVQITSESPNYSSR
- the hrpB gene encoding ATP-dependent helicase HrpB, which produces MQLPDLPIRVALPELLAALQEQPCVVLQAPPGAGKTTIVPLALLNADWMPPTGRIIVLAPRRLAARAAATRMAQLLGEPVGQTVGYRMRLESKISARTRIEVVTEVILTRQLQDDPALEGVAALLFDEFHERNLQADLGLALALDAQAVLRPDLRILVMSATLDAERLGRWLSAPVVSSLGRMFPVETNYLSPARAAAASRRPHELLQDLAPVIIREALAHHPTGDVLVFLPGLADQRRVAERLTPTLAATIDIHLLHGELPMEQQDAALRPAPAGRRKIVLATSIAETSLTIEGVTIVVDCGFARVPQFEPRTGLTTLATVPVSQAAADQRRGRAGRLGPGTCYRLWTVADQQHRPHHLPPEILTADLSSLALELALWGTRDAGTLRWLDAPPAPALTQARELLLRLQAVTTDALPTPHGRALAGLGLAPRLAHLVVRGKEVGHGATACALAALLTERDILRPADGSFGPPDLRLRLEALASGRAPLPGLHPDAAALRRVREAAAMLRSRIGVSSSALEPDVAGLLAGLAYPDRLAQRETPERVRLVTGQRAALPDEYFSKTDLFFAVAHLDGTATNPRAGLAAPLDKAELEQYFADQITTTEEVRWDEATGRVTARRLRQLGALRLSESSLTNPAPEVIQQVVLEALQAAGISRLPWSEAATQLRERLAFLHHHSPTEWPDVSDEALLAALPEWLGLFLDNVRSWAEIQRIDLGEALLNWLPEGWAQRQALDRLAPSHLEVPTGTRIRLDYAEPAAPILAVRLQEVFGLLDTPTVYNGQVPLTLHLLSPGYRPAQVTRDLRSFWAAGYFEVRKDLRGRYPKHYWPDNPLEAPPTRGTKKQNGL